Proteins co-encoded in one Blastocatellia bacterium genomic window:
- a CDS encoding PH domain-containing protein, whose protein sequence is MRCSGCGHLNPAGSRFCNACGAGLSASPSLAKELNDEEQVVLVLRPSLIFVVCRYLIALMLIGAAGAAYWFAQQYRPGIVPWWSLLIVGVLLLLPAVYHHILRQREVYTLTNRKIELTYGLIAKLRRNIPLSKVQDVTVTQTVMERLLGIGDIVIDSAAQGGKIPLRNIPSPSRYADVILHQVQEYQR, encoded by the coding sequence ATGCGCTGTTCAGGATGTGGTCATCTGAATCCTGCCGGCAGCCGATTTTGTAACGCCTGTGGCGCGGGCTTGTCGGCGTCGCCATCGCTGGCCAAAGAGCTGAACGATGAAGAACAGGTCGTACTCGTGCTCCGGCCAAGCCTGATATTTGTCGTCTGCCGTTATCTGATTGCGCTGATGCTTATCGGAGCGGCCGGCGCAGCGTATTGGTTTGCCCAGCAATATCGTCCGGGCATTGTGCCGTGGTGGAGCTTGCTGATTGTCGGTGTGCTGTTGCTTCTGCCAGCGGTCTACCATCACATTTTGCGGCAGCGCGAGGTTTATACGCTGACCAACCGCAAAATCGAATTGACATACGGACTGATTGCCAAGCTGCGACGCAATATCCCACTGAGCAAAGTTCAGGATGTAACCGTCACGCAGACGGTCATGGAGCGGTTGCTCGGCATTGGCGACATCGTCATTGACAGTGCCGCGCAAGGGGGTAAAATTCCGTTGAGGAATATCCCGAGTCCGAGCCGATATGCTGACGTGATTTTGCACCAGGTTCAAGAATACCAACGATGA
- the recR gene encoding recombination mediator RecR — MDYAEPIRRLIDELRRLPGIGHKSAQRIAAYLLRVPPADIRRLVAAIEAVREQIVLCSSCHNFTDVDPCRYCANANRDRSVICVVEEPTNLVTIEKTRQYHGLYHVLHGALSPIRGIGPDQLKIRSLLERLRDGQVKEIIIATNPNMEGEATAHYLARLLKPLGLTVTRIAMGLPVGSDLEFADEVTMNKALANRREM; from the coding sequence GTGGATTATGCCGAACCAATCCGTCGGTTGATTGACGAGCTGCGGCGATTGCCGGGCATCGGGCACAAGTCTGCACAGCGGATTGCGGCCTATCTGTTGCGCGTTCCGCCAGCGGATATTCGCCGATTGGTGGCCGCCATCGAGGCAGTTCGCGAGCAAATTGTGCTGTGTTCGAGTTGCCACAACTTCACCGATGTGGACCCATGTCGTTATTGCGCCAATGCGAACCGTGACCGTAGCGTGATTTGTGTTGTCGAGGAACCAACCAATCTCGTCACCATCGAGAAGACACGCCAATATCATGGGCTGTATCATGTGCTGCACGGCGCGCTGTCGCCGATTCGCGGTATTGGTCCAGACCAGTTGAAGATTCGCAGCCTGCTGGAGCGGCTGCGCGATGGGCAGGTCAAAGAGATCATCATTGCCACCAATCCAAACATGGAAGGCGAAGCGACGGCTCATTATTTGGCCCGCTTGTTAAAACCGTTAGGTCTGACCGTGACACGGATCGCTATGGGATTGCCGGTGGGCAGTGACTTAGAATTTGCCGATGAAGTCACGATGAACAAAGCGTTAGCTAATCGCCGCGAGATGTGA
- a CDS encoding M36 family metallopeptidase: MVRRSQIRSLANIAITMSLLVSLCVPFTTSAQKPITSDTKPMQSVESLRLEDTYDIRRSVTGTRHSPTPAQLAVVQRLQAQIKGLEVRFDPFTGVPRHVFSLAERLTAPRQADALTIARDYLRAHRTLWRLTERDISQLVVAKNFRTRHNGVRHVVFKQFYHGLDVFQGDIKVNIDRHGQILSVNANYFPDIVASMTPRLSATEAVQRAADYMAPHLAFTPRITAVATSVEQATTFEQGPFTSEPTAKLTIFPAADRARLAWKVRLHLMDELAWYDILVDAETGEILFHHNLIKFSEPDGLVFDVHPDRGPQVLRSFAGDPIASPNSWVSPWPNTGTQGNNALTLPLAFNAEQRFHFPFANVYATEGLNAFDLDRTTLRFTPNAAGGYDVRIEPLRFDANLGTDITSRLRPDRDDGSVSQALGFSFPFFGTVRNTVFINANGNITWTGANSDATESFADMIMASPRIAALWDDLDLSALPQGSGLFVRRDADRLVITWNRVPQFGAADANTFQITLLADGVIELSYNGIRATDALVGVSRGANDFNLRAVDFSAITSLTGWRDGLAEKFPSIELDAVATNVFYHFNLYHDYLYKLGFDEAAGNFQADNFGRGGVGNDPIMIWPQHTGVNNAFFGTAEDGRPGFSGFYLFTSPPFRQADSALDADVIYHEATHGLTTRMVGNAYDASSLSSFQSGAMGEGWSDAYANTLTNDPVTGEYSTGRDHIGIRSVNYAANSLTYGDFGNRRGPLTRLTLAGQPITGGLALERTFIAQVHQDGEIWATVMWDLREALGKEVAEQLMTDGLKFTPSNPSMLDARDAILIADVANGARHQAAIWSVFAARGMGVSARADNGDDTVVFHAFDTPWARLPAGREIIFSDTVSSSASEWTVTGDSGNGAPALWHISFRRGTAWYYGRQDTRTYNTGQRNFGALTSPVIHLPTIPPNSAIVLTFDHFLRAQDVFSTVRDNGYVRVIETATGQVWQVAFINNNTIGALGSESFQREEINLSAFAGKTIQIQFYFDTIDANTNDAEGWFIDNIIVSRRTR; the protein is encoded by the coding sequence ATGGTTCGTCGCTCTCAGATTCGTTCACTGGCGAACATTGCGATTACAATGAGCCTGCTGGTTTCGTTGTGTGTGCCGTTCACTACATCGGCACAGAAGCCGATCACTTCGGATACAAAGCCGATGCAATCGGTTGAATCCTTGCGATTGGAGGACACCTACGATATACGTCGTTCCGTGACGGGGACGCGCCACTCGCCGACGCCGGCCCAACTGGCTGTGGTGCAGCGCCTGCAAGCGCAGATCAAGGGGCTTGAAGTCCGCTTCGATCCATTTACCGGCGTGCCACGTCATGTCTTCAGTCTAGCTGAGCGGTTGACGGCGCCGCGTCAGGCTGACGCGCTCACCATTGCGCGCGATTATTTGCGGGCACACAGGACACTCTGGCGACTGACCGAGCGTGACATCAGCCAACTGGTCGTTGCCAAAAATTTTCGCACGAGACACAACGGTGTCAGGCATGTCGTCTTCAAACAGTTCTATCACGGGCTTGATGTGTTCCAAGGCGACATCAAAGTCAACATAGACCGGCACGGGCAGATTCTTTCGGTCAATGCCAATTACTTCCCCGACATAGTTGCCTCGATGACGCCGCGGCTGTCGGCCACGGAGGCGGTGCAACGCGCAGCCGATTACATGGCGCCGCATCTGGCATTCACACCACGGATCACGGCTGTCGCCACCAGCGTCGAGCAGGCCACGACGTTTGAACAGGGTCCGTTTACCAGCGAACCGACAGCCAAGCTGACCATTTTCCCGGCTGCCGACCGCGCCCGCCTCGCTTGGAAAGTGCGCCTCCACTTGATGGACGAGCTAGCTTGGTACGACATATTAGTTGACGCTGAGACAGGCGAAATCTTATTCCATCACAACCTGATAAAATTCAGTGAACCTGACGGACTGGTCTTTGACGTTCACCCTGATCGGGGACCTCAAGTGCTACGCTCGTTTGCCGGCGATCCGATTGCTTCGCCCAATTCATGGGTGTCACCCTGGCCGAATACAGGCACACAAGGCAACAACGCGCTGACGTTGCCGCTGGCCTTCAATGCCGAGCAGCGGTTTCACTTCCCGTTCGCCAACGTCTATGCCACAGAGGGATTGAACGCATTTGATCTGGATAGGACGACGCTGCGCTTCACGCCGAATGCCGCCGGCGGTTATGACGTGCGCATCGAGCCATTGCGATTCGACGCGAACCTGGGAACGGATATAACGTCGCGTTTGCGGCCTGACCGAGACGATGGCTCGGTCAGCCAGGCTTTAGGATTTTCCTTTCCGTTTTTCGGCACGGTGCGTAACACCGTATTCATCAACGCCAATGGGAACATCACCTGGACTGGCGCCAACTCTGATGCGACGGAATCATTCGCCGACATGATCATGGCCTCGCCGCGCATTGCTGCGCTGTGGGACGATCTGGACCTGAGCGCGCTGCCTCAGGGCAGCGGCTTGTTCGTTCGACGTGATGCCGACCGTCTGGTGATCACCTGGAACAGAGTGCCACAATTTGGCGCTGCCGATGCCAATACCTTCCAGATCACGTTGCTCGCAGATGGCGTGATTGAGCTCTCGTATAATGGTATCCGCGCGACCGATGCGCTCGTCGGCGTCAGCCGTGGCGCCAACGACTTCAACTTACGAGCTGTGGACTTCAGCGCGATCACTTCGCTCACCGGCTGGCGCGATGGCCTGGCTGAGAAATTCCCCTCGATCGAACTGGACGCTGTTGCCACCAACGTGTTTTATCACTTCAACCTGTATCACGATTATCTGTACAAGCTCGGCTTTGATGAAGCTGCCGGCAATTTTCAAGCTGATAACTTCGGGCGTGGCGGCGTGGGCAACGATCCCATCATGATCTGGCCGCAGCACACAGGCGTTAACAATGCCTTTTTCGGCACGGCGGAAGATGGCCGACCCGGCTTCTCTGGCTTTTACTTGTTCACCTCGCCGCCGTTCCGTCAGGCTGATTCGGCGCTTGATGCGGACGTCATCTACCATGAAGCAACGCATGGCTTGACGACGCGGATGGTCGGCAATGCCTACGATGCCAGCTCGCTCTCCAGCTTTCAAAGTGGCGCCATGGGTGAAGGCTGGAGCGATGCTTATGCCAACACTCTGACCAATGATCCAGTTACCGGCGAATACAGCACGGGCCGCGATCACATTGGAATTCGCAGTGTCAACTATGCAGCCAATTCGCTTACCTACGGCGATTTTGGCAATCGGCGCGGTCCGCTCACTCGATTGACGCTGGCTGGCCAACCCATCACCGGCGGCCTCGCGCTGGAGCGCACGTTCATCGCCCAGGTGCATCAAGACGGTGAAATCTGGGCCACCGTCATGTGGGACTTGCGAGAAGCTCTGGGCAAGGAAGTGGCCGAACAACTGATGACCGACGGCCTGAAATTCACGCCGTCCAATCCCTCCATGCTCGATGCCCGTGATGCGATCTTGATTGCCGATGTCGCCAACGGCGCTCGTCATCAAGCAGCCATCTGGAGCGTGTTTGCCGCGCGCGGCATGGGCGTATCCGCTCGCGCGGATAACGGGGATGATACGGTTGTCTTTCACGCTTTTGACACGCCATGGGCACGGCTGCCAGCCGGTCGCGAGATCATTTTCTCCGACACAGTCTCATCGAGCGCAAGCGAATGGACGGTCACTGGCGATAGCGGCAACGGCGCGCCGGCGCTCTGGCATATCTCATTCCGACGGGGAACTGCCTGGTACTACGGGCGTCAAGACACGCGCACTTACAATACCGGACAACGCAATTTCGGTGCGTTGACCTCGCCTGTGATCCACTTGCCCACGATTCCACCCAACAGCGCCATTGTGCTCACGTTCGATCATTTCCTCCGTGCGCAGGATGTTTTCTCCACGGTTCGCGATAATGGTTACGTGCGCGTGATTGAGACGGCGACCGGCCAGGTCTGGCAAGTCGCTTTCATCAATAACAACACCATCGGCGCTCTAGGCAGCGAATCGTTCCAACGCGAAGAGATCAATCTGTCGGCATTCGCCGGCAAGACGATTCAAATTCAGTTTTACTTTGACACGATTGATGCCAATACCAACGATGCTGAAGGTTGGTTCATTGACAACATCATCGTCAGCCGACGAACGCGTTAA
- a CDS encoding YbaB/EbfC family nucleoid-associated protein → MKFPGGMNMKKLMQEAQRIQEDLQRALEEMRIEATAGGGMVTVVMSGHKQIVSLKIDPEVMTDADMLHDLLIAAFNECSRKVDEAVQQQTMKNLNLPGLGGFFS, encoded by the coding sequence ATGAAATTTCCCGGTGGCATGAATATGAAAAAGTTGATGCAGGAAGCCCAACGCATCCAGGAAGACTTGCAGCGGGCGCTCGAAGAGATGCGGATTGAAGCGACAGCCGGCGGCGGCATGGTGACGGTAGTGATGTCGGGGCACAAACAGATTGTCTCACTGAAGATTGATCCGGAAGTGATGACCGATGCCGACATGCTACATGATTTGCTCATCGCGGCATTCAATGAGTGTAGTCGCAAGGTGGACGAAGCGGTGCAGCAACAGACGATGAAGAATTTGAATCTGCCTGGCCTTGGCGGTTTCTTCTCCTAG